The Candidatus Binataceae bacterium genome window below encodes:
- a CDS encoding universal stress protein, whose protein sequence is MKTRFRRILCPIDFDRISIPALELAVGMAKQHGGRVYLFYITPNVPTARQSAEIKALTTDSLRSVARKWLQGKVPYQIIVRSGAPVSGLLKAEEELSIDLVVMATHGRTGKKHTLLGSVTEQVVRRSICPVLTIRPM, encoded by the coding sequence ATGAAGACTCGCTTCCGAAGGATTCTGTGTCCGATCGATTTCGATCGGATCTCGATTCCCGCGCTCGAGCTGGCTGTCGGTATGGCCAAGCAGCACGGCGGCCGGGTCTATCTCTTTTACATCACGCCCAACGTTCCGACGGCCCGTCAGAGCGCCGAGATCAAGGCGCTCACGACTGACAGCCTGCGCAGCGTCGCGCGCAAATGGCTGCAGGGGAAGGTTCCTTATCAGATCATCGTGCGTTCCGGCGCGCCCGTCTCAGGCCTGCTCAAGGCCGAGGAGGAGCTGTCGATCGATCTGGTCGTGATGGCGACGCACGGACGCACCGGCAAGAAGCATACGCTGCTCGGCAGCGTTACCGAGCAGGTGGTGCGCCGGTCGATCTGCCCGGTTCTCACCATCCGGCCAATGTAA
- a CDS encoding amidohydrolase family protein yields the protein MSTDHAPDPAAVRARLSHPVVDSDGHWLEFAPDICEYLERVAGRGAAEAFNSRNGRVARDLELTVEQRRDLRRPQQGWWTFPTRNTLDRATAMVPRLLYERLDELGLDFCILYPTTGLAVPFISNDELRRAACRAFNMYAAEQFAPYADRLTPAAVVPMNTPAEAIEELERVKALKLKVVVMSSVIKRPIPAAARRSPELARYATWFDMFGLDSEYDYDPVWAKCVELGIAPTFHSSGRGYGMRVSVSNFTYNHIGHFAVSAEAVCKALFLGGVTRRFPALKVAFLEGGVGWACNLYADLIGHWKKRNARALAEVDPVNLDRGRLAELFGRYAAPRWNEQLEHWTPEGEGGMPAMPGAGRYDDFAACGIERAEDIRDLFCRNFYFGCEADDPMNAWGFNARVNPYGAKVKTLFGSDIGHFDVPDMREVLPEARELADDGLITERDFRDFVFANPVEFWGGMNPDFFKGTRVEKEAAAVLGGARA from the coding sequence ATGTCTACCGATCATGCTCCGGACCCGGCGGCGGTCCGGGCGCGCCTGAGCCATCCCGTCGTCGATTCCGACGGTCATTGGCTCGAATTCGCGCCGGACATTTGCGAGTACCTCGAGCGCGTCGCGGGACGCGGTGCGGCTGAAGCCTTCAACTCGCGCAACGGGCGAGTTGCGCGCGACCTCGAACTTACCGTCGAGCAACGCCGCGACCTGCGGCGTCCGCAGCAGGGATGGTGGACGTTCCCGACGCGCAACACGCTCGATCGGGCGACCGCGATGGTGCCGCGGCTGCTCTACGAGCGGCTCGACGAGCTCGGGCTGGACTTCTGCATCCTTTATCCCACGACCGGCCTCGCCGTCCCTTTCATCAGCAACGACGAGCTGCGCCGCGCGGCCTGTCGCGCTTTCAACATGTACGCAGCCGAACAGTTCGCGCCGTATGCCGACCGGCTGACGCCGGCAGCGGTGGTCCCGATGAACACGCCGGCCGAGGCGATCGAGGAGCTCGAGCGCGTCAAAGCGCTCAAGCTGAAGGTGGTCGTGATGTCGAGCGTGATCAAGCGGCCGATCCCGGCGGCGGCGCGCCGCTCGCCCGAGCTCGCGCGCTACGCGACCTGGTTCGACATGTTCGGCCTCGACAGCGAATATGACTACGACCCGGTCTGGGCGAAATGCGTGGAGCTCGGGATCGCGCCGACCTTTCATTCGAGCGGGCGGGGCTACGGGATGCGCGTGTCGGTGTCGAATTTCACCTACAACCATATCGGGCATTTCGCGGTCTCGGCCGAGGCGGTGTGCAAGGCGCTGTTCCTGGGCGGCGTGACGCGGCGCTTTCCTGCGCTGAAGGTCGCGTTCCTCGAAGGCGGCGTCGGATGGGCCTGCAATCTGTACGCGGACTTGATCGGGCATTGGAAAAAGCGCAACGCCCGCGCGCTTGCCGAAGTCGATCCGGTCAATCTCGATCGCGGGCGCCTGGCCGAACTGTTCGGGCGCTACGCGGCGCCGCGATGGAACGAGCAGCTTGAGCACTGGACACCCGAGGGCGAGGGCGGAATGCCGGCGATGCCGGGGGCGGGGCGCTACGACGATTTCGCCGCGTGCGGAATCGAGCGCGCCGAGGACATCCGCGATCTCTTCTGCCGCAACTTTTATTTTGGCTGCGAGGCCGACGATCCGATGAACGCGTGGGGCTTCAACGCGCGGGTCAATCCATACGGCGCGAAGGTCAAGACGCTGTTCGGCTCCGACATCGGACATTTCGACGTGCCCGACATGCGCGAGGTCCTGCCAGAGGCGCGCGAGCTTGCCGACGACGGCCTCATCACGGAACGGGACTTCCGCGATTTCGTGTTCGCCAATCCGGTCGAATTCTGGGGCGGGATGAATCCGGATTTCTTCAAGGGTACGCGGGTCGAAAAGGAAGCGGCGGCGGTCCTCGGGGGAGCTCGCGCTTGA
- a CDS encoding SDR family oxidoreductase, which yields MAANFKGKVALVTGGGSGIGRATAMAFAREGAKVAVADYVAQGGERTAREIGAAGGEAIFIHADISSAKPVETMVNKVVQTWGRLDCAHNNAGIEGRMAVTAECTEENFDRVIAINLKGVWLCMKYEIPEMLKHGGGAIVNTASVAGLVGFRGLVAYNASKGGVVMMTKTAALEYAQKGIRVNAVCPGVIRTPMVARMLDASTLETYTEKDLENAEPVGRMGKPEEIAEAVLWLCSDASSFVTGLPMAVDGGWIAQ from the coding sequence ATGGCTGCAAATTTCAAAGGCAAAGTCGCGCTGGTCACCGGCGGCGGGTCAGGTATCGGCAGGGCGACCGCGATGGCGTTCGCGCGCGAGGGCGCGAAGGTCGCCGTCGCGGACTATGTGGCGCAAGGCGGCGAGCGCACCGCGCGCGAGATCGGCGCTGCGGGCGGCGAGGCGATTTTCATCCACGCCGATATCTCGAGCGCCAAACCGGTCGAAACGATGGTTAACAAGGTCGTGCAGACCTGGGGACGCCTTGATTGCGCGCACAACAATGCGGGTATCGAGGGCCGCATGGCCGTCACGGCCGAATGCACCGAGGAGAATTTTGACCGCGTCATCGCGATCAACCTAAAGGGCGTGTGGTTGTGCATGAAGTATGAAATCCCGGAGATGCTCAAGCACGGCGGCGGCGCGATCGTGAACACCGCCTCGGTAGCTGGCCTGGTCGGATTTCGCGGACTGGTCGCCTACAACGCGTCCAAAGGCGGCGTCGTAATGATGACCAAGACGGCGGCGCTCGAGTATGCGCAGAAAGGTATCCGCGTCAACGCCGTCTGCCCGGGTGTGATCCGGACGCCGATGGTCGCGAGGATGCTCGACGCGAGCACGCTCGAGACCTACACGGAGAAAGACCTCGAGAACGCCGAACCGGTGGGCCGGATGGGCAAGCCGGAGGAGATCGCCGAGGCTGTGTTATGGCTGTGCTCTGACGCGTCGTCATTCGTGACCGGGCTGCCGATGGCAGTTGACGGAGGATGGATCGCGCAGTAG
- a CDS encoding cytochrome c, with amino-acid sequence MVALLLLASCAAGARAETGGKQDFEQNCASCHGKDGKGHGEALYVIPGIKPPDLTLLSKNSGGVFPAEQVYKAIDGRSGIPAHSRIDMPFWGTTLQDQGKEFTPESEAKVKARISNMVAYIKSIQEK; translated from the coding sequence ATGGTCGCCCTGCTGCTGCTCGCGAGTTGTGCTGCAGGCGCGCGCGCGGAGACCGGCGGCAAACAGGATTTCGAGCAGAATTGCGCCTCCTGCCATGGCAAGGACGGCAAGGGTCATGGAGAGGCGCTGTACGTCATTCCCGGAATCAAGCCGCCGGACCTCACGCTCCTCAGCAAGAACAGTGGAGGCGTATTTCCGGCGGAGCAGGTATATAAAGCAATCGACGGAAGATCGGGCATTCCCGCACACTCACGCATCGACATGCCCTTTTGGGGAACAACCTTGCAGGACCAAGGAAAGGAGTTTACCCCCGAGAGCGAAGCGAAGGTCAAGGCGCGGATCTCGAACATGGTCGCTTACATCAAGAGCATCCAGGAAAAATAG